In the Scyliorhinus torazame isolate Kashiwa2021f chromosome 22, sScyTor2.1, whole genome shotgun sequence genome, one interval contains:
- the LOC140398924 gene encoding metalloproteinase inhibitor 1-like: MTMCFTASGLLAVGLLLLSVHQPADACSCGPSHPQQTYCQADVVIKGKIVGSKVIAMDNSSDPNAFQWIQYEVQQQKMYKGFEKVERIRHVYTPLADFVCGMVLRADEMNEEYVLTGSLGTDGKVFISICSFNRPWSQLTLAQQAGLERIYEAGCHCTVVPCLSLPCGVTAGSQCLWTDGIFTGNWNGTQSQRYACSMKPTGLCQWVSARSTKARALFRRKAQ, encoded by the exons ATGACCATGTGCTTCACCGCCTCCGGATTGCTGGCTGTGGGACTGCTGCTCCTGAGCGTACACCAGCCGGCGGACGCCTGTAGCTGTGGCCCGTCACACCCCCAGCAAACCTACTGCCAAGCAGATGTGG TGATCAAGGGAAAAATAGTTGGGTCAAAGGTGATTGCCATGGACAACAGCAGCGACCCGAATGCCTTTCAATGGATCCAGTATGAAGTTCAACAACAGAAG aTGTACAAAGGTTTCGAGAAGGTTGAGCGGATTCGCCACGTCTACACGCCCCTGGCGGACTTTGTCTGTGGAATGGTGCTCCGAGCGGACGAGATGAACGAGGAGTACGTCCTGACAG GTAGCTTGGGGACCGACGGCAAAGTCTTCATCAGCATCTGTAGCTTCAACAGGCCCTGGAGTCAACTGACCCTCGCCCAGCAGGCCGGCCTCGAGAGGATATACGAGGCTGGCTGTCACTGCACG GTCGTCCCCTGCTTGTCTCTGCCCTGCGGTGTCACCGCGGGCAGCCAATGCCTCTGGACTGACGGAATCTTCACCGGCAACTGGAATGGGACTCAGAGCCAGAGGTACGCCTGCAGCATGAAACCAACGGGCCTGTGTCAATGGGTCTCAGCGAGAAGCACCAAGGCCCGGGCCTTATTCAGGAGGAAGGCCCAGTAA